In one window of Acipenser ruthenus chromosome 34, fAciRut3.2 maternal haplotype, whole genome shotgun sequence DNA:
- the LOC117402025 gene encoding peroxiredoxin-1 yields MSSGNAKIGKPAPHFEATAVVDGQFKDIKLSDYRGKYVVFFFYPLDFTFVCPTEITAFSDRVSDFKKINCEVIAASTDSQFSHLAWINTPRKQGGLGSMKIPLLADLSQSISRDYGVLKEDEGIAYRGLFVIDDKGILRQITVNDLPVGRSVDETLRLVQAFQFTDQHGEVCPAGWKPGSDTIVPDVDKSKEYFSKQK; encoded by the exons ATGTCTTCCGGGAACGCTAAAATCGGTAAACCGGCTCCTCACTTCGAAGCCACCGCCGTGGTGGACGGACAGTTTAAGGACATCAAGCTTTCTGACTACCGAG GGAAGTACGTGGTCTTCTTCTTCTACCCTCTGGACTTCACCTTCGTCTGCCCCACCGAGATCACCGCCTTCAGCGACCGCGTCTCCGACTTCAAGAAGATCAACTGCGAGGTCATCGCAGCCTCCACCGACTCGCAGTTCAGCCACCTGGCATG GATCAACACCCCTCGTAAGCAGGGGGGTCTGGGCTCCATGAAGATCCCCCTGCTGGCGGATCTCTCCCAGTCGATCTCCCGGGATTACGGGGTTCTGAAAGAGGACGAGGGGATCGCTTACAG AGGCCTCTTCGTGATCGACGACAAGGGAATCCTGCGCCAGATCACTGTCAACGACCTGCCTGTGGGGCGCTCGGTGGACGAGACCCTGAGACTGGTGCAAGCCTTTCAGTTCACAGACCAGCACGGAGAag TTTGCCCAGCAGGCTGGAAGCCGGGCAGCGACACCATCGTCCCCGACGTGGATAAGAGCAAGGAATATTTCTCCAAGCAGAAGTGA